The genomic window GACTGATGCGGTATGTAGAAGAATCTAGGAATGGAATGTCTAGAATAGTTTCTGTACAAAACCCTTACAGTTTATTAAACCGTAAGGATGAAATTGGTATAACTGAAGTGCTGCACCGAGAAAATGTAGGTTATTTAGCGTACTCTCCTTTAGGTTTTGGTATGCTCTCCGGAAAATATTTAGAAGGAACCCCTAAAGGTTCACGGTATGAGTTGTTTCCAAATTATAATCGGTATATGAATGAAAACAGTTTCAAGGCTACTCATAAATACCTGGAGATTGCCAAAGATGCCGGATTATCTTTAACAGATCTTTCTTTAGCCTTTGTAAATCAGCAAGCTTTTGTGACCAGCACTATTATCGGGGCAACTAAAATGGAACAGTTGACTGAAAATATTAATAGTATCAACGTTACCTTATCCGATGATACGCTAAAAGCTATTGACAAGGTTCATGAAAAAATTCCAAATCCTGCTCCTTAATAACTTACAGCAAACATCTGTTTGTCAACTAAATAGAAAAGCAACCACATCTTCTATTTTTGCTACTTTTTGAATTTTAATAATATAGTTTTCTTTACTTACTTTACTGTACTTAGAAATGAAAATAGTAGAAAAACCTAGTTTGTCAGATTCCTGGATACGCTGATCAATACGGGTCACTGGTCTTATTTCACCAGCCAACCCGACTTCGGCTGCAAAACAATAGTCTTTAGGAATAGGAATGTCTTCATTTGATGATAAAATAGCTGCTACTACAGCAAGGTCAATGGCGGTATCATCAATATGAATGCCTCCTGTAATATTTAGAAAAACATCTTTGGCCCCTAATCGAAAACCTGCCCTTTTTTCTAACACTGCCAGGATCATATTTAATCTTTTGACGTTATACCCGGTAGCACTTCGCTGTGGGGTGCCGTATACGGCGGTACTCACTAAAGCCTGTATTTCAATTAATAAGGGGCGGAGTCCTTCTAAAGTTGTTGCAATCGCAGTACCACTTAGTTCTTCTTCTTTTTTTGAAATTAAGATTTCGCTAGGATTGCTAACTTCCCTTAATCCGCTACCCAACATCTCGTAAATACCTAATTCTGCCGTTGATCCGAATCTGTTCTTATTTGCTCTTAAAATACGATAGACATGGTTACGGTCTCCTTCAAATTGTAAGACCGTATCTACCATATGTTCCAGAATTTTAGGACCGGCAATAGCACCGTCTTTTGTAATATGACCAATGAGTAACACCGGGATTGATGATTCCTTAGCAAATTTAATCAGCTCTGAGGTACATTCCCTAATCTGAGAAATGCTACCCGGGCTACTTTCTACATAATCGCTATGTAAAGTCTGAATTGAATCAATCACGACAATATCCGGATCTACCTTTTCAACCTGTTTAAAGATATTTTGTGTCTTAGTTTCCGTTAGGATAAAGCAGTTGTCTGTTTTACCGGTAATACGTTCGGCACGCATTTTAATTTGCTTCTGACTTTCTTCCCCGGATACGTATAATGTGCGATAGGGCAGGTTAAGACTAATTTGTAAGAGCAATGTACTTTTTCCAATGCCTGGCTCTCCACCTAACAATATTAACGATCCGGGTACAATACCTCCACCCAGCACATTATTCAGTTCCGTATCATAGGTTTTATAGCGAGCCTCTTTACTCGTATCGATCTCAGAAACCTTTAGCGGAAGAACTACTTTAGGTTGATGTTGTTTTGACCCGGTTTTCCAATCTTTTTGATCCGGTTTCTGAACGACCTCTTCTGCTATGGTATTCCATTCTTTACAAGCGGTGCACTGACCTTGCCATTTTGCATATTGTGCTCCGCAGTTTTGACAATAAAAAACGGTTTTTACTTTAGCCATATAATTAATGAAAGT from Aquimarina sp. ERC-38 includes these protein-coding regions:
- the radA gene encoding DNA repair protein RadA — its product is MAKVKTVFYCQNCGAQYAKWQGQCTACKEWNTIAEEVVQKPDQKDWKTGSKQHQPKVVLPLKVSEIDTSKEARYKTYDTELNNVLGGGIVPGSLILLGGEPGIGKSTLLLQISLNLPYRTLYVSGEESQKQIKMRAERITGKTDNCFILTETKTQNIFKQVEKVDPDIVVIDSIQTLHSDYVESSPGSISQIRECTSELIKFAKESSIPVLLIGHITKDGAIAGPKILEHMVDTVLQFEGDRNHVYRILRANKNRFGSTAELGIYEMLGSGLREVSNPSEILISKKEEELSGTAIATTLEGLRPLLIEIQALVSTAVYGTPQRSATGYNVKRLNMILAVLEKRAGFRLGAKDVFLNITGGIHIDDTAIDLAVVAAILSSNEDIPIPKDYCFAAEVGLAGEIRPVTRIDQRIQESDKLGFSTIFISKYSKVSKENYIIKIQKVAKIEDVVAFLFS